From a region of the Thiomicrorhabdus sp. genome:
- the pal gene encoding peptidoglycan-associated lipoprotein Pal: protein MSLKSISQLFLVGFLGFALVGCSSTPKNDSDDSKEVAVAQVDTDIEAAKRAAAEQAAADLAAKKAELQAMINGKVIHFDFDRSEIRPSDYELIKANADYLNLEQDASVTIKGYCDERGTREYNLALGERRAQAVQNALVAEGVSPSRINVISFGEDNPVDEGHNEAAWAKNRRAEFSY from the coding sequence ATGTCTTTAAAAAGTATTTCACAGTTATTTTTAGTTGGTTTTTTAGGATTTGCCTTAGTTGGTTGTAGTTCTACACCAAAAAATGATTCAGATGACAGTAAAGAGGTTGCTGTTGCTCAAGTTGATACAGATATTGAAGCTGCTAAACGTGCAGCAGCTGAACAGGCTGCTGCTGATTTGGCTGCTAAAAAAGCTGAGTTGCAAGCGATGATTAACGGCAAAGTAATTCATTTTGATTTTGATCGATCTGAAATTCGTCCTTCAGATTATGAGTTAATTAAAGCTAATGCTGATTATCTTAATCTTGAGCAAGACGCATCTGTAACAATCAAAGGTTACTGTGATGAACGTGGTACTCGTGAATATAACCTAGCGTTAGGTGAGCGTCGTGCACAAGCGGTACAAAACGCTTTAGTTGCAGAAGGTGTTAGTCCAAGCCGTATTAATGTTATTAGTTTCGGTGAAGACAACCCAGTTGATGAGGGACATAACGAGGCTGCATGGGCTAAAAACCGTAGAGCTGAGTTTTCTTATTAA